The following DNA comes from Anopheles arabiensis isolate DONGOLA chromosome 3, AaraD3, whole genome shotgun sequence.
AGGCCGTGGAGGCCGAGGTGGCGGACGAGGTCGTGGTCGGGGCCGTGGCGGGCgcgatggtggcggtggcttCGGTGGCGGTGGCTTCGGTAGCGGTGGCTACGGTGATCGAAACGGCGATGGCGGCCGACCTGCCTATTCTGGCAACAGCGATCCAAGCATGGACCAGGTGAAGACGGACAAGCCGAGGGAGCTGTACATTCCGCCACTTCCGACCGAGGACGAATCGCTGATCTTCGGGTCCGGCATCAGCTCTGGGATCAATTTTGACAAGTTCGAGGAAATCCAGGTGCGCGTGTCGGGCGAAAATCCACCGGATCACGTGGAGAGCTTCGAGCGCTCTGGTTTGCGCGAGGAGGTGATGACGAACGTGCGCAAGTCGAGCTACACGAAACCGACGCCCATCCAGCGGTACGCCATCCCGATCATCCTGAACGGGCGCGACCTGATGGCCTGCGCCCAGACCGGTTCGGGCAAGACGGCCGCCTTCATGCTGCCGATGATCCACCATCTGCTGGACAAGGAGGACTCGCTGGAGCTGCGCACGCGCAACCCGTACATCGTGATCGTGGCCCCGACCCGCGAGCTCGCGATTCAAATCCACGACGAGGGGCGCAAGTTCGCGCACGGCACCAAGCTGAAGGTGTGCGTATCGTACGGCGGCACGGCCGTACAGCACCAGCTGCAGCTGATGCGCGGTGGCTGCCACGTGCTGGTGGCCACGCCCGGTCGGCTGCTGGACTTCATCGACCGGGGGTACGTGACGTTCGAGAACGTGAACTTCGTGGTGCTCGACGAAGCCGATCGGATGCTGGACATGGGCTTTCTGCCCTCGATCGAGAAGGTGATGGGACACGCGACGATGCCGGaaaagcagcagcggcagacGCTCATGTTTTCGGCTACGTTCCCGGCCGAAATCCAGGAGCTGGCGGGCAAGTTCCTGCACAACTACATCTGCGTGTTCGTGGGCATCGTCGGCGGAGCGTGTGCCGATGTGGAACAGACGATCCATCTGGTGGAAAAGTTCAAGAAGCGCAAGAAGCTGGAGGAGATCCTGAACGGCGGCAATCCCAAGGGTACGCTCGTGTTCGTGGAGACGAAGCGCAATGCGGACTATCTGGCATCGCTGATGTCCGAGA
Coding sequences within:
- the LOC120902837 gene encoding ATP-dependent RNA helicase vasa, which produces MSGDGEWDDCDEGRSFDQPKYDATENSVQDNNTNGFDNYQSNNGFGDEYQSNDNGGYGGGDDGYGGGGRGGRGGRGGGRGRGRGRGGRDGGGGFGGGGFGSGGYGDRNGDGGRPAYSGNSDPSMDQVKTDKPRELYIPPLPTEDESLIFGSGISSGINFDKFEEIQVRVSGENPPDHVESFERSGLREEVMTNVRKSSYTKPTPIQRYAIPIILNGRDLMACAQTGSGKTAAFMLPMIHHLLDKEDSLELRTRNPYIVIVAPTRELAIQIHDEGRKFAHGTKLKVCVSYGGTAVQHQLQLMRGGCHVLVATPGRLLDFIDRGYVTFENVNFVVLDEADRMLDMGFLPSIEKVMGHATMPEKQQRQTLMFSATFPAEIQELAGKFLHNYICVFVGIVGGACADVEQTIHLVEKFKKRKKLEEILNGGNPKGTLVFVETKRNADYLASLMSETQFPTTSIHGDRLQREREMALYDFKSGRMDVLIATSVAARGLDIKNVNHVVNYDLPKSIDDYVHRIGRTGRVGNKGRATSFYDPEADRAMASDLVKILTQAGQSVPDFLKDAGGSGSYMGSSQFGGKDIRDSYGSRVDAQPVALEPEEEWE